The following proteins are encoded in a genomic region of Natronorubrum halophilum:
- a CDS encoding extracellular solute-binding protein, translated as MSERHSHWRSRTDSSVSRRTFVKAAGATGAAAGLAGCIYGDSSSSENAITIAMGSTTIGDVRDNLPDLLHENGVDDEIEIEFSEQSDDTGDQRDKYISLLEAQETTPDLFMMDTGWANVLIERGYIANLSEELDDETLSRIDEDYFNAFTNTVRDTESGDLHGVPLYPDYAVMLYNKGYAREAGYSDEDFDQWESEPMTWQEWAEMAEEIVAASDAEFGFSTQWDVYEGTACCTFNEVMTSFGGAYFGGEENLGGPVGERPVTIDEPEFIEALSMMYTLAADEEDEYTLDDYPTGVASPDITQWTENPALAPFTEGKAAFHRNWPYAIVEALSGEYDFEDEDDLGVMPIPYAVEEGEGEYPGTGGSTSAQGGWHIGLNPNSEQTDEALQVITAMTEDDFNLGMLEAIAWLPPKPALFDADEATDPDTIGDVANYMNTLRVAGEGAMPRPVTTEWPSQATTIAEQANQAVAGEKSPADAAADLQSAIEDIESQE; from the coding sequence ATGAGTGAGAGACACTCACACTGGCGGAGTCGAACTGACTCGAGCGTTTCGCGTCGAACGTTCGTCAAGGCGGCTGGGGCAACTGGTGCGGCGGCCGGTCTCGCGGGCTGTATTTACGGCGATAGTTCCAGTTCCGAGAACGCGATAACGATCGCGATGGGATCGACGACTATCGGCGACGTCAGGGACAACCTCCCGGATCTGCTCCACGAGAACGGAGTCGACGACGAGATCGAGATCGAGTTCAGCGAGCAGTCGGACGACACCGGCGACCAGCGCGACAAGTATATCTCCTTGCTCGAAGCCCAGGAGACGACTCCCGACCTGTTCATGATGGACACCGGCTGGGCGAACGTCCTCATCGAACGGGGGTACATCGCGAACCTGTCCGAGGAACTGGACGACGAGACCCTTAGTCGGATCGACGAGGACTACTTCAACGCGTTCACCAACACGGTCCGCGATACGGAGAGCGGCGACCTCCACGGCGTCCCGCTGTACCCCGACTACGCGGTCATGCTGTACAACAAGGGGTACGCGCGCGAAGCCGGCTACTCCGACGAGGACTTCGATCAGTGGGAATCCGAGCCGATGACCTGGCAGGAGTGGGCCGAGATGGCCGAGGAAATCGTCGCGGCGTCCGACGCCGAGTTCGGCTTTTCGACCCAGTGGGACGTCTACGAGGGAACCGCCTGCTGTACCTTCAACGAGGTCATGACCTCCTTCGGCGGCGCGTACTTCGGCGGCGAGGAGAACCTGGGCGGTCCCGTCGGCGAACGACCGGTAACCATCGACGAACCGGAGTTCATCGAGGCGCTCAGCATGATGTACACGCTCGCCGCCGACGAGGAAGACGAGTACACGCTCGATGACTATCCCACGGGCGTCGCGTCGCCGGACATCACCCAATGGACGGAGAACCCGGCACTCGCACCGTTCACCGAGGGTAAAGCTGCGTTCCACCGGAACTGGCCGTACGCGATCGTCGAGGCCCTCAGCGGCGAGTACGATTTCGAGGACGAGGACGATCTCGGTGTGATGCCGATTCCCTACGCAGTCGAAGAAGGCGAGGGTGAGTATCCCGGAACCGGCGGTTCGACCTCGGCCCAGGGTGGTTGGCACATCGGCCTCAACCCCAACTCCGAGCAAACGGACGAGGCTCTGCAAGTGATCACCGCCATGACGGAAGACGACTTCAACCTCGGGATGCTCGAGGCTATCGCATGGCTGCCGCCGAAACCGGCTCTTTTCGACGCCGACGAAGCGACCGATCCGGACACTATCGGAGACGTTGCCAACTACATGAACACGCTCCGGGTCGCAGGAGAGGGAGCAATGCCGCGGCCAGTCACCACAGAGTGGCCTTCCCAAGCGACGACGATCGCCGAGCAGGCCAACCAGGCCGTCGCCGGCGAGAAGAGTCCCGCAGACGCTGCGGCTGACCTACAGAGCGCGATCGAAGACATCGAATCGCAAGAATGA
- a CDS encoding carbohydrate ABC transporter permease gives MSTERQTVGSGRESRRSGPVVAVTRWLENLGETAFAYLLLTPVFVLLTAIALYPLLRTFELSMYTGILGNTDPEFVGFEHYVDLFTGNANSSLPGSVTFLPEVYTDGTFPFVHVEGWVRSTLVVTILFAVVSVFFETLIGFGQALVLDKEFRGRRWVRAAIIIPWAIPLVIQGMIFYLMFHPSTGFLTQYLSTMGIVAETNTLNDPMSAFLIVTVADIWKTTAFMALLILAGLQSIDRSLYDVAKVAGASKWQQFKLVTFPLVLPSLGIAVLFRTVDAMRIYGLIDSVSSCTTVPSLSCMVIETFYSSRGLASAIAFVTAGIIGVIVTGVIYQQYKEGF, from the coding sequence ATGAGTACAGAACGACAGACGGTTGGCAGCGGCCGGGAATCCCGGCGATCGGGACCGGTCGTCGCGGTCACGCGGTGGCTCGAGAACCTGGGTGAAACGGCGTTCGCCTACCTGCTGTTGACGCCGGTGTTCGTCCTGTTGACCGCGATCGCGCTCTATCCGCTGCTGCGGACGTTCGAGCTGTCGATGTACACGGGTATCCTGGGAAACACCGATCCGGAGTTCGTCGGCTTCGAGCACTACGTCGACCTGTTCACCGGTAATGCGAACTCGAGTTTACCCGGTTCGGTCACATTCCTCCCCGAAGTCTACACGGACGGGACCTTCCCGTTCGTTCACGTCGAGGGCTGGGTCCGGAGTACGCTGGTCGTAACGATCCTCTTTGCGGTCGTGAGCGTCTTCTTCGAGACCCTGATCGGGTTCGGGCAGGCGCTCGTGCTCGACAAGGAGTTCCGCGGACGGCGCTGGGTACGTGCGGCGATCATCATCCCGTGGGCGATTCCGCTGGTCATTCAGGGAATGATCTTCTACCTGATGTTCCACCCGAGTACCGGGTTCCTGACCCAGTACCTTTCGACGATGGGGATCGTCGCGGAGACGAACACCCTCAACGATCCGATGAGTGCGTTCCTTATCGTCACCGTCGCGGACATCTGGAAGACGACGGCGTTCATGGCGTTGCTGATCCTCGCCGGACTCCAGAGCATCGATCGAAGCCTCTACGACGTCGCGAAGGTCGCCGGGGCCTCGAAGTGGCAGCAGTTCAAACTGGTCACGTTCCCGCTGGTCCTGCCTTCGCTCGGTATCGCCGTCCTCTTCCGAACGGTCGACGCGATGCGGATCTACGGGCTGATCGACTCCGTCTCGAGTTGTACGACTGTCCCGTCGCTATCGTGTATGGTCATCGAGACGTTCTACTCGAGTCGCGGACTGGCCTCCGCGATCGCGTTCGTGACCGCCGGTATCATCGGCGTGATCGTGACCGGCGTCATCTACCAGCAGTACAAGGAGGGGTTCTGA
- a CDS encoding carbohydrate ABC transporter permease, with protein sequence MATASDHGTDATDADEGLLNSWVRGVLEEDGKRQRLYRALFWVACTFFLVTTLFPFYWLLVLALTPNSQILTGDWSLPIIGIEFPHPQGFNVYAFVEVFQQVPFHLYVFNSFVLATTTTIIVLAVATLAGYVFGRLEFPGRGALMLAVLMISYFPPAAFLIPLFDAFLGNAVVIPFLGIELFQAPRLVNTPGSMIMPFSALFLPLAIFILTTFYAQIPDGLEDAARVEGTTRLGALFRVIMPLSAPGVATAAVLTFIAVYNEYFFSSIMALESQPENWSPLVGGILSYQTQYTTDFNLMAAASIIGVLPMLILVIVAQEKIVSGLTDGALKE encoded by the coding sequence ATGGCAACAGCATCCGACCACGGAACCGACGCGACCGACGCGGACGAGGGGCTGTTGAACAGTTGGGTTCGCGGCGTCCTCGAAGAGGACGGCAAGCGCCAGCGCCTCTACAGGGCGCTGTTCTGGGTCGCGTGTACCTTCTTCCTCGTGACGACGCTGTTCCCGTTCTACTGGCTGCTCGTCCTCGCACTCACGCCGAATAGCCAGATTCTCACGGGCGACTGGAGCCTGCCGATTATCGGGATCGAGTTCCCCCATCCGCAGGGGTTCAACGTCTACGCGTTCGTCGAGGTGTTCCAGCAGGTTCCGTTCCACCTCTACGTCTTCAACAGCTTCGTGCTCGCGACGACGACGACGATCATCGTCCTCGCCGTGGCGACCCTCGCGGGGTACGTGTTCGGACGCCTCGAATTCCCCGGTCGCGGAGCGTTGATGCTCGCGGTGCTGATGATCTCGTACTTTCCGCCGGCGGCGTTTCTCATCCCGCTGTTCGACGCGTTCCTCGGAAACGCGGTCGTCATCCCGTTTTTGGGGATCGAGTTGTTCCAGGCCCCGCGGCTGGTGAACACGCCTGGCTCGATGATCATGCCCTTTAGCGCGCTGTTCCTGCCGCTCGCGATATTCATCCTGACGACGTTCTACGCCCAGATTCCGGACGGGCTCGAAGACGCCGCCAGGGTGGAGGGAACGACCCGGCTCGGCGCGCTGTTCCGGGTCATCATGCCGCTGTCGGCACCCGGCGTCGCGACGGCCGCCGTGTTGACCTTCATCGCCGTCTACAACGAGTATTTCTTCAGTTCGATCATGGCACTGGAGAGCCAGCCCGAGAACTGGTCACCCCTCGTCGGCGGCATCCTGAGCTACCAGACGCAGTACACGACGGACTTCAACTTGATGGCGGCGGCGAGTATCATCGGCGTGTTGCCCATGTTGATCCTCGTGATCGTCGCACAGGAAAAGATTGTCAGCGGCCTGACTGACGGAGCACTCAAAGAGTAA
- a CDS encoding ABC transporter ATP-binding protein: MARVRLNDVTKRYEDITAVNEMNLEIEDGEFICLVGPSGCGKSTTMETIAGLTKPSEGTVHIGDTDVTKLPPKDRGVSMVFQNIALFPHMDVYDNISFGLRLRKYDKAEIDERVEQASDIVQLEGMLDRMPDELSGGQQQRVAIARAIVRNPDVFLMDEPLANLDAKLRVHMRTELQRLHKQLDTTIIYVTHDQAEAMTMSDRIAVINAGELQQIDPPLVCYNEPVNLFVAGFIGSPSMNFVDGELTEKGLATDHFDLEFDVDGLELAPGDAVTMGIRPEDIYPTAQSSSLSSSSAGIDATTDVLEPMGDEIFVYLTLDGSSAETMTSTEASTASNQLQMSVDPDSAIGEGENITVVLDRSKIHLFETASGDAVAHGIETVSKPDADRASAKVEAEAEADAGGRHE, translated from the coding sequence ATGGCACGAGTACGACTCAACGACGTTACGAAACGCTACGAAGACATCACCGCAGTCAACGAGATGAACCTCGAGATCGAGGACGGCGAGTTCATCTGTCTCGTCGGCCCCTCCGGCTGTGGCAAGTCGACGACGATGGAGACCATCGCGGGGCTCACGAAACCGAGCGAGGGAACGGTCCACATCGGCGACACCGACGTTACGAAGCTCCCGCCGAAAGATCGCGGGGTTTCGATGGTCTTCCAGAACATCGCGCTGTTCCCGCACATGGACGTCTACGACAACATCTCCTTCGGCCTCCGACTGCGGAAATACGACAAAGCGGAGATCGACGAGCGGGTCGAGCAGGCGTCCGATATCGTCCAGCTCGAGGGGATGCTCGATCGCATGCCCGACGAGCTCTCGGGCGGCCAGCAACAGCGGGTGGCGATCGCTCGCGCGATCGTTCGTAACCCCGACGTCTTCCTGATGGACGAGCCACTCGCCAACCTGGACGCGAAGCTGCGCGTCCACATGCGCACCGAACTCCAGCGGCTCCACAAGCAACTGGACACGACGATCATCTACGTCACGCACGATCAGGCGGAGGCGATGACCATGTCCGATCGGATTGCCGTCATCAACGCCGGCGAACTCCAGCAGATCGATCCGCCGCTGGTCTGTTACAACGAACCGGTGAACCTGTTCGTCGCCGGCTTCATCGGCTCGCCGTCGATGAACTTCGTCGACGGCGAACTGACCGAGAAGGGACTGGCAACCGATCACTTCGACCTCGAGTTCGACGTCGACGGGCTCGAACTCGCTCCCGGCGACGCCGTCACGATGGGGATTCGGCCGGAGGACATCTATCCGACGGCGCAGTCGTCGTCGCTATCGAGTTCCTCGGCCGGCATCGACGCGACGACCGACGTCCTCGAGCCGATGGGCGACGAAATCTTCGTCTACCTCACGCTCGACGGCTCGAGCGCCGAGACGATGACGAGCACGGAGGCGTCGACCGCCTCGAACCAGCTACAGATGAGCGTCGATCCGGACTCGGCGATCGGCGAGGGCGAAAACATCACCGTCGTGCTCGATCGGTCGAAGATCCACCTGTTCGAGACGGCGTCGGGCGACGCGGTCGCTCACGGAATCGAGACGGTCTCGAAACCGGATGCGGATCGGGCGAGCGCGAAAGTCGAAGCCGAAGCAGAAGCGGACGCGGGTGGGCGACATGAGTAG
- a CDS encoding Gfo/Idh/MocA family protein, with protein MTATSPYIRTGIVGLGNIGHHHADRLVELGVPLVGGMDVSEKACERFASRYDVETYTDHHALYDDVDAVVITTPNKFHEEYAVAAFERDLHVLLEKPLAHSIGSAERIAAAAANTDGTCTVGFNNRFLNAVKLLRDRIERGELGEVTHVEANYVRRRGVPGRGSWFTRREISGGGALIDLGVHAIDLSLYLLGYPDAEEVSGVTRSEFGSREDYAYLEMWGDDADSATFDVDDSASAFVRCADDRTISLEVAWATNRPPTHEFVVRGTEAAARFDLLTNDLTIHSAGAEGTDHLSDTTIETRENDTHADEQAAFFDSITDGRDGGSSIDEALTVQRVVDGIYRSSDGGRTVALGDR; from the coding sequence GTGACGGCGACGTCACCATACATCCGAACCGGAATCGTCGGCCTCGGCAACATCGGCCACCACCACGCCGACCGTCTCGTCGAACTCGGCGTGCCGCTGGTCGGCGGCATGGACGTCTCCGAGAAGGCCTGCGAGCGATTCGCTTCCCGGTACGACGTCGAGACCTACACGGACCACCACGCCCTCTACGACGACGTCGACGCCGTCGTGATCACCACGCCGAACAAGTTCCACGAGGAGTACGCCGTCGCCGCGTTCGAGCGGGACTTGCACGTCCTGCTCGAGAAGCCGCTGGCACACTCGATCGGGAGCGCCGAACGGATCGCCGCCGCGGCGGCGAACACCGACGGAACGTGCACGGTCGGGTTCAACAACCGATTCCTGAACGCCGTGAAACTCCTCAGGGATCGGATTGAGCGCGGCGAACTCGGCGAGGTGACCCACGTCGAGGCCAACTACGTCCGTCGACGGGGCGTTCCCGGCCGCGGGTCGTGGTTCACTCGCCGCGAGATTTCCGGCGGCGGCGCGCTCATCGACCTCGGCGTCCACGCGATCGATCTCTCGTTGTACCTGTTGGGCTACCCCGACGCCGAAGAGGTCTCGGGCGTCACCCGCTCGGAGTTCGGCTCTCGCGAGGACTACGCCTACCTCGAGATGTGGGGCGACGACGCGGACTCGGCGACGTTCGACGTCGACGACTCCGCGAGCGCGTTCGTCCGCTGTGCCGACGACAGGACGATCAGCCTCGAGGTCGCGTGGGCGACGAACCGACCGCCGACCCACGAGTTCGTCGTCCGGGGAACCGAGGCCGCCGCTCGGTTCGACCTCCTCACGAACGACCTCACGATTCACTCGGCGGGCGCGGAGGGCACCGACCACCTGTCGGATACGACCATCGAAACCCGCGAGAACGACACGCACGCCGACGAGCAGGCGGCGTTCTTCGACTCGATCACCGACGGGAGAGATGGCGGCTCGAGCATCGACGAGGCCCTGACCGTACAGCGCGTCGTCGACGGCATCTACCGCTCGAGCGACGGCGGGCGAACGGTCGCGCTCGGCGACCGCTGA
- a CDS encoding sugar phosphate isomerase/epimerase family protein: MDIGVHTPPLADESLEDALAYLSDIGVDAIEPGVGGYPGDDHLVRREYLDDEDARTELRDLLETYDMRISALATHNNPLHPDDERAEAADTELREAIRLADQLDVRTVTCFSGLPAGGPNDEVPNWITAPWPSEHADAHEYQWEQAVSYWGELAAHADEHGVDIAIEMHPNMLVYEPHGMARLRAETNERVGANFDPSHLYWQGISITDAIRYLGERDAIHHFHAKDTRVYEEQAREKGVLDTTAYDDEPNRSWLFRSVGYGHDESHWKDLVSTLRMVGYDGALSIEHEDSLTSSREGLEKAVDLLERAIFREQPGEAYWAE; this comes from the coding sequence ATGGACATCGGCGTACACACCCCACCGCTGGCGGACGAATCGCTCGAAGACGCGCTCGCGTACCTCTCCGATATCGGTGTCGACGCGATCGAACCCGGCGTCGGCGGCTACCCCGGCGACGACCACCTCGTCCGTCGGGAGTACTTAGACGACGAGGACGCCCGGACCGAACTGCGCGACCTCCTCGAGACCTACGACATGCGAATCAGCGCGCTCGCGACGCACAACAATCCGCTGCACCCCGACGACGAACGAGCCGAAGCGGCCGACACCGAACTCCGCGAAGCGATCCGGCTCGCCGACCAACTCGACGTACGTACGGTCACCTGCTTTTCCGGACTTCCCGCGGGGGGTCCAAACGACGAGGTGCCGAACTGGATCACGGCCCCGTGGCCCTCGGAACACGCCGACGCCCACGAGTACCAGTGGGAGCAGGCGGTGTCGTACTGGGGCGAACTGGCCGCCCACGCCGACGAGCACGGCGTCGATATCGCGATCGAGATGCACCCGAACATGCTGGTCTACGAACCCCACGGGATGGCCCGCCTACGCGCGGAGACGAACGAGCGCGTCGGCGCGAACTTCGATCCCTCGCACCTCTACTGGCAGGGCATCTCGATCACCGACGCGATCCGGTACCTCGGCGAGCGAGACGCCATCCACCACTTCCATGCCAAGGACACCAGGGTCTACGAGGAACAGGCGCGGGAGAAGGGCGTCCTCGACACGACGGCCTACGACGACGAGCCGAACCGCTCGTGGCTCTTCCGATCGGTCGGCTACGGCCACGACGAATCCCACTGGAAGGACCTCGTCTCGACGCTGCGCATGGTCGGCTACGACGGTGCCCTGAGCATCGAACACGAGGACTCGCTGACGAGTTCCCGGGAGGGCCTGGAGAAAGCCGTCGACCTCCTCGAGCGGGCGATCTTCCGGGAACAGCCCGGCGAGGCCTACTGGGCGGAGTAG